Proteins co-encoded in one Nonlabens agnitus genomic window:
- a CDS encoding M24 family metallopeptidase produces MSNTLEQLQLAEKKAAQLFEEIEKRAIIRAGSTEKQINTQVFELAEELFGIKKYWHKRIVRAGENTLHPYDENPPDLVVKKDDIVFLDFGPILEEWEADYGRTYVLGNDPTKKRLASDSERLWFVAQKHVLEHPEITGAELYNYCVQFAQEAGWEFGGPIAGHLIGHFPHEQLDGEEKTNYIHPENHVALRELDTSGQPRHWIIEIHLVDREKRIGSFFEQIAI; encoded by the coding sequence ATGAGCAACACACTAGAACAACTTCAACTTGCCGAAAAAAAGGCGGCGCAGCTATTTGAAGAAATCGAAAAGCGAGCCATCATCAGAGCAGGATCGACCGAAAAACAGATCAACACACAAGTATTTGAGCTGGCTGAAGAGCTTTTTGGAATTAAGAAGTACTGGCACAAACGCATTGTTCGTGCAGGTGAGAACACCTTGCATCCCTATGATGAAAATCCACCAGATCTTGTGGTGAAGAAAGATGATATTGTCTTTCTTGATTTTGGCCCTATTCTGGAAGAATGGGAAGCAGATTATGGAAGAACTTATGTATTAGGGAATGACCCTACTAAAAAACGGCTGGCTAGCGATAGTGAGCGTTTGTGGTTTGTAGCTCAAAAACATGTTTTGGAACATCCAGAAATCACTGGCGCAGAACTGTATAATTACTGCGTCCAGTTCGCACAAGAAGCTGGATGGGAATTTGGCGGACCTATTGCCGGGCATTTGATAGGACACTTTCCACATGAGCAACTGGATGGTGAAGAAAAGACCAATTACATCCATCCAGAGAATCACGTGGCTTTAAGGGAACTAGACACCTCTGGCCAGCCAAGGCACTGGATTATTGAAATCCATCTGGTAGATCGTGAGAAAAGGATAGGCTCCTTCTTTGAGCAGATCGCGATTTGA
- a CDS encoding ATP-dependent Clp protease adaptor ClpS — protein MSTYTQELPELDVEVAEKKENKIVLFNDEVNTFDHVIDMLVEACDHTPIQAEQCSLIVHYKGKCNVKTGDYSDLEPRCSKLLEAGLTAEIQ, from the coding sequence ATGAGTACATACACACAAGAACTTCCAGAACTGGATGTAGAAGTAGCCGAAAAAAAAGAGAACAAAATTGTCCTGTTCAATGATGAGGTGAATACATTTGACCATGTGATCGATATGCTTGTAGAGGCTTGTGATCATACACCTATACAGGCAGAACAATGCAGCCTTATCGTGCACTACAAGGGAAAATGTAATGTCAAGACTGGCGATTACAGTGATCTAGAACCTCGATGCTCAAAATTGCTGGAAGCAGGGTTGACTGCAGAGATTCAGTAG
- the prmA gene encoding 50S ribosomal protein L11 methyltransferase: protein MSKITDQLYVEYTFTVAPIEPWNDVLAAQLGTLGFESFMETEEGLLAYIQKDLDQEDLLKDLEILQSDHVDIAFAKAEIPPTNWNHEWESNFEAIMVDGRCEVRAPFHEKHVVDYDIVIEPKMSFGTGHHQTTYMMMEHLLELDFKNQKVLDMGSGTGVLAILAQMRGANAVDAVDIDTWCYENALENVERNKADKVTVILGGAEVLQDKFYDVIIANINRNILLVDIPTYSKCLSTGGLLLLSGFYEEDLEAIEAACLQAGLEYQGHRKKDNWIAPMFLKK from the coding sequence ATGTCAAAGATTACTGATCAGTTGTACGTGGAGTATACCTTTACTGTAGCTCCGATAGAACCGTGGAACGATGTCTTGGCAGCCCAATTGGGCACCTTGGGATTTGAAAGTTTCATGGAGACAGAAGAAGGTCTTTTGGCTTACATCCAGAAAGATCTGGATCAAGAAGATTTATTGAAGGATCTGGAAATCCTGCAAAGTGATCATGTAGATATCGCTTTCGCGAAAGCGGAAATACCACCAACCAACTGGAATCACGAATGGGAATCCAACTTTGAAGCCATCATGGTAGACGGTCGCTGTGAGGTACGAGCACCCTTTCATGAGAAACACGTTGTGGATTATGACATTGTGATTGAGCCCAAGATGAGTTTTGGGACAGGCCATCATCAGACTACCTATATGATGATGGAACATTTGCTGGAATTAGATTTTAAAAATCAAAAGGTACTGGACATGGGAAGTGGTACTGGCGTTCTTGCCATACTTGCCCAGATGCGCGGTGCAAATGCCGTTGATGCTGTCGATATCGATACCTGGTGTTATGAGAACGCACTGGAAAATGTAGAGCGCAACAAAGCGGATAAGGTAACGGTGATTCTGGGTGGTGCAGAGGTGTTGCAGGACAAATTTTATGACGTGATCATCGCCAATATCAACCGTAATATTCTGTTAGTCGATATTCCAACCTATTCTAAATGTTTGTCTACAGGTGGTTTGTTACTGCTTAGTGGTTTTTATGAGGAAGACCTTGAGGCCATAGAAGCAGCCTGTTTGCAAGCTGGTCTGGAATATCAGGGACATAGAAAAAAAGACAATTGGATCGCGCCGATGTTTCTCAAAAAGTAA
- the tpiA gene encoding triose-phosphate isomerase, with translation MRNNILAGNWKMNCDLPMTQELIFNIKKQLPEQLDCEIMVAPSHPFLYAAFNDSLESPIEVIAQNASQHDSGAFTGEVSIDMLQSVGIKTVILGHSERRDVFLETDDILAAKTHKAIEKGMRVIFCCGEHLEQRKSGEHFKTVTEQIDKALFKLTAKDWKQIVIAYEPVWAIGTGETASPEQAQEMHHHLRKFVEDKYGEKTADKLSILYGGSVKPANAQEIFAQPDVDGGLVGGASLDADSFVAIAKSF, from the coding sequence ATGAGAAACAACATACTAGCAGGAAACTGGAAGATGAACTGTGACCTGCCCATGACGCAGGAGCTTATCTTCAACATTAAAAAGCAATTGCCAGAGCAGTTGGATTGCGAGATCATGGTGGCGCCATCGCACCCATTTCTCTATGCAGCTTTCAACGATTCCTTAGAGTCACCTATTGAGGTCATCGCACAAAATGCGTCGCAGCATGATAGCGGTGCTTTTACTGGTGAGGTTTCTATTGACATGCTACAAAGCGTAGGAATCAAAACTGTGATCTTAGGTCATTCAGAACGCCGCGATGTATTCCTTGAAACAGATGATATCCTTGCCGCAAAAACGCACAAAGCTATTGAAAAGGGAATGCGTGTGATATTTTGTTGTGGTGAACACCTTGAACAGCGCAAGAGCGGTGAGCACTTTAAGACAGTTACAGAACAGATTGATAAGGCGCTTTTCAAGCTAACAGCCAAAGATTGGAAACAAATCGTTATCGCCTATGAACCCGTATGGGCCATAGGAACTGGTGAGACTGCCAGCCCAGAACAGGCGCAGGAAATGCACCACCATCTTAGAAAATTTGTAGAAGATAAATATGGTGAGAAAACCGCAGATAAATTGAGCATCCTTTATGGTGGCAGTGTAAAGCCTGCTAACGCTCAAGAAATTTTTGCCCAGCCTGACGTGGACGGTGGTTTGGTAGGTGGCGCATCGCTGGATGCAGATTCCTTTGTAGCGATCGCAAAGTCCTTTTAA
- a CDS encoding ABC transporter permease produces the protein MIQYLIKKLGYAFLTLYGVVTVVFLLFYLLPGDPAQMMLGQNESEEQLAAVRAKYGFDQSLGQQYVYFLNDLSPLSIHSNSSDDFTYDDGKYTGVRLISFSATSLMLKLPYLRESFQKSGKKVSLVIGETLPNTIILAVVAITIALLIGLVLGVISALNKGNWVDHTIQLVSTMGMSVPSFFSAIIFAFLFGYLLHELTGLRMSGSLYELDDYGENIQLQWRNLILPAVVLGIRPLAVISQLMRNSLLEVMSQEYIVTAYAKGLTKYQVITKHAFKNALNPVITAVSGWFASMLAGAVFVEYIFNWNGLGKEIVEALNTLDLPVITGAVLVIATLFIMINILVDLIYVWLDPRVKLD, from the coding sequence ATGATCCAATACCTGATTAAAAAATTGGGGTATGCGTTTCTCACACTGTATGGCGTGGTGACTGTCGTGTTCCTATTGTTTTATCTATTACCTGGAGATCCAGCACAGATGATGTTGGGACAAAATGAAAGCGAAGAGCAACTCGCGGCAGTGCGAGCTAAATACGGGTTTGATCAATCCTTAGGTCAGCAATATGTGTACTTTCTCAATGATTTGAGTCCGCTATCCATTCACTCCAATTCAAGTGATGATTTCACCTACGATGATGGTAAATACACAGGTGTTCGTTTGATCAGCTTTTCAGCAACGAGTTTGATGCTCAAACTACCTTACTTGCGGGAATCCTTTCAAAAATCTGGTAAAAAGGTAAGCCTAGTGATAGGTGAGACCTTGCCCAATACCATCATTCTCGCTGTGGTCGCAATAACAATTGCTTTGTTGATAGGCCTTGTTTTAGGAGTCATCTCTGCTTTGAATAAAGGCAATTGGGTAGATCATACCATACAGTTAGTCAGTACCATGGGCATGAGCGTGCCTAGTTTTTTCAGTGCCATCATCTTCGCATTTTTATTTGGTTACCTGTTGCATGAATTGACGGGCCTACGTATGAGCGGTAGCTTGTATGAATTGGATGATTATGGCGAAAACATACAGTTACAATGGCGCAATTTGATTCTTCCAGCTGTTGTTTTGGGAATACGTCCGTTGGCGGTAATTAGCCAGTTAATGCGCAACAGCCTGTTGGAAGTAATGAGCCAAGAGTATATTGTTACCGCTTACGCGAAAGGTCTTACTAAATACCAGGTCATCACAAAACATGCCTTTAAGAATGCACTTAATCCGGTGATCACTGCGGTGAGCGGTTGGTTTGCCAGCATGCTGGCTGGTGCCGTTTTTGTAGAGTATATTTTTAACTGGAATGGATTGGGCAAGGAAATTGTCGAGGCGTTGAATACGTTGGATCTACCCGTTATAACGGGTGCCGTTTTAGTGATTGCGACATTGTTTATCATGATCAATATCTTGGTAGATTTGATCTATGTGTGGCTGGATCCACGAGTAAAGTTGGACTAA
- a CDS encoding BT_3928 family protein — protein sequence MKLLVGFCRVFVGILFIFSGLVKLNDPVGFSFKLDEYFSAAVLGLEFLQPFALPLAIFLVILEVILGVMLLIGFQKRFTVWSLLLMIIFFTFLTFYSAYFNKVTDCGCFGDAIPLTPWQSFTKDVILLFMIVILFMNVSLIRPLFKKFTGMLTTMLVTIGCFGIAYYVLMHLPIIDFRAYKTGTDINQAMQPDPDRPDVYGYDWYYDVDGKEEIITTKGLPPEGRPNYTKVETRLLEKGFEPPIHDFAITSEEQGDITQEILSEPKVALLVMYNLNNAENRGMLQLSKFVKSAKAAGYRVIALSSSAPSETDQAKETYGLDVNFYTTDGTALKTMIRSNPGVVLVKNGVITGKSHWNDFDELNL from the coding sequence ATGAAGTTATTAGTTGGTTTTTGTAGGGTCTTTGTCGGTATTCTTTTCATTTTTAGTGGTCTGGTAAAACTGAATGATCCTGTAGGGTTTTCTTTTAAGCTGGATGAATATTTTAGTGCCGCGGTACTGGGATTGGAATTTTTACAACCTTTTGCCTTGCCTCTAGCCATTTTCTTGGTCATTCTTGAAGTGATTCTAGGCGTGATGTTGTTGATTGGATTTCAAAAAAGGTTCACAGTATGGTCGCTTTTATTGATGATCATTTTCTTCACGTTTCTCACGTTTTATTCGGCATATTTTAATAAAGTGACTGATTGTGGGTGTTTTGGCGACGCTATTCCATTGACGCCATGGCAAAGTTTTACTAAGGATGTGATCTTGTTGTTCATGATTGTGATTCTTTTTATGAATGTGTCTTTAATAAGGCCATTGTTTAAAAAGTTTACAGGCATGTTGACCACGATGTTGGTAACGATTGGCTGTTTTGGAATTGCGTATTATGTATTGATGCACTTACCTATCATAGATTTTAGAGCTTATAAAACTGGAACTGATATTAACCAAGCGATGCAACCTGATCCAGATAGACCTGATGTGTATGGTTATGACTGGTATTATGATGTTGATGGTAAAGAAGAAATAATTACTACCAAAGGATTACCACCAGAAGGAAGACCTAATTATACAAAAGTAGAGACCAGACTTCTTGAAAAAGGTTTTGAACCGCCCATTCACGATTTTGCCATAACTTCTGAAGAACAAGGTGACATCACTCAAGAAATTTTAAGCGAGCCTAAAGTGGCACTTTTGGTGATGTACAACCTTAATAATGCTGAAAATCGCGGGATGCTCCAGTTGTCTAAGTTTGTGAAATCTGCTAAAGCTGCTGGCTATCGAGTCATTGCTTTGAGTTCTTCTGCGCCTAGCGAGACGGATCAAGCAAAAGAAACCTATGGGCTCGATGTCAATTTTTACACCACTGATGGTACAGCTCTCAAAACAATGATACGTTCTAATCCTGGTGTGGTATTAGTCAAGAATGGCGTGATCACCGGTAAATCGCACTGGAATGATTTTGATGAGCTCAATCTATGA
- a CDS encoding peptidylprolyl isomerase translates to MQDGLYAKLNTSKGEILLQLHYKRTPGTVGNFVGLAEGNLENSAKPQGTPFYNGLKFHRVIPDFMIQGGDPQGTGAGDPGYKFDDEFHPELRHDGPGVLSMANAGPGSNGSQFFITHIETAWLDDKHTVFGKVVEGQDVVDAIAQGDEIKGVEIIREGDEAKAYNAVESFRQFTGAAKAREEQARKQAEQELDEIAAGFDKTDSGLRYKIINKGSGTKAEKGKMVSVHYKGMLPNGKVFDSSFERKKPIDFQLGVGQVIAGWDEGIQLLQVGDKARFVIPSHIAYGSAGAGGVIPPNATLVFDVELMAVR, encoded by the coding sequence ATGCAAGACGGATTATACGCCAAACTAAATACTTCTAAAGGAGAAATCCTTTTACAATTACACTACAAAAGAACACCGGGAACGGTTGGTAATTTTGTAGGACTAGCTGAAGGAAATCTAGAAAACAGCGCAAAACCTCAAGGAACACCATTTTATAATGGATTAAAATTTCACAGAGTCATTCCAGACTTCATGATTCAAGGTGGTGATCCACAAGGTACCGGTGCTGGTGATCCAGGTTACAAATTTGATGATGAGTTCCATCCAGAATTGCGCCATGACGGTCCTGGAGTTTTGAGTATGGCAAATGCTGGTCCTGGTTCCAACGGCTCGCAATTTTTTATTACTCATATAGAGACAGCATGGTTGGATGACAAGCATACGGTTTTTGGTAAGGTTGTAGAAGGACAAGATGTTGTTGACGCTATCGCTCAAGGTGATGAAATAAAAGGCGTTGAAATTATTCGTGAAGGTGATGAAGCTAAAGCATACAACGCTGTAGAATCGTTCCGACAATTTACTGGTGCGGCCAAGGCCCGTGAAGAACAGGCAAGAAAGCAGGCAGAACAAGAATTGGATGAAATTGCTGCTGGATTTGATAAAACCGACAGCGGTTTGAGATACAAGATCATCAATAAAGGATCTGGTACTAAAGCAGAGAAAGGAAAGATGGTAAGTGTTCACTACAAAGGAATGCTTCCTAATGGTAAAGTCTTTGACTCCAGCTTTGAGCGCAAAAAACCAATCGATTTCCAGTTAGGAGTAGGTCAGGTAATTGCTGGATGGGATGAAGGTATCCAGTTATTGCAAGTAGGCGATAAGGCAAGATTTGTGATTCCATCACACATTGCCTATGGTAGTGCTGGCGCTGGTGGGGTGATTCCACCTAATGCCACATTGGTCTTTGATGTAGAGTTGATGGCCGTTAGATAA
- the recQ gene encoding DNA helicase RecQ: protein MAFKQSGLEENLKKYFGFSQFRGLQKSVVTSVLNQEDVFVIMPTGGGKSLCYQLPALMQDGTAIIVSPLIALMKNQVDAIRGISDDEGVAHVLNSSLNKSEVQRVKDDIVNGVTKLLYVAPESLTKEEYVEFLKDQKISFLAVDEAHCISEWGHDFRPEYRNLRRIIDRIGDDIPIIGLTATATPKVQEDILKNLQIPNATTYKASFNRPNLFYEVRPKTDQVDADITRFIKQNEGKSGIVYCLSRKRVEELSQVLQVNGIKAVPYHAGLDGKTRASHQDKFLMEDVDVVVATIAFGMGIDKPDVRFVIHHDIPKSIESYYQETGRAGRDGGEGHCLAYYSYKDIEKLEKFMSGKPIAEQEIGHALLQEMVGYAETSMSRRQFILHYFGEEFDPASGDGGDMDDNMRNPKPQREAVDDVKKLIEVIDAAGERYKAKDIVKILVGKSNAMITSHKLDSHEYFGSGKDKEPAFWTALIRQVMVARYIRKDIESYGTLKITDAGREFLKTGKTFMMSDDHTYHQEDSMPAASGKAAALDDKLVKMLKELRKKVATQKKVPPYVVFQDPSIDDMATKYPITLEEMANIHGVGDGKARKFGKPFVELIARYVEDNDITRADDLVIKSTGTKSGNKLYFITSIDRKLSFDDIADAKGMEMHELINELESIVFSGTKLNISYWVDEMLDEEQQEDLHEYFLEAENDHIDAAMEEFDGEYEEEEIRLYRLKFISEVGN from the coding sequence ATGGCATTTAAGCAATCTGGATTAGAGGAAAACCTCAAAAAATACTTCGGTTTTAGTCAGTTTAGAGGACTGCAAAAAAGCGTGGTCACTTCAGTATTAAATCAGGAAGATGTATTTGTCATTATGCCTACTGGCGGTGGTAAATCACTTTGCTATCAGTTGCCTGCACTCATGCAGGACGGTACGGCGATCATAGTTTCACCACTCATTGCGTTGATGAAGAATCAGGTAGATGCCATACGTGGTATATCAGATGATGAAGGCGTGGCGCACGTTTTGAACAGCAGCCTGAATAAAAGCGAGGTGCAACGAGTCAAGGATGATATTGTCAATGGAGTCACAAAATTGCTCTATGTGGCACCAGAATCTCTTACTAAAGAAGAGTACGTAGAATTCCTGAAGGATCAGAAGATCAGTTTTCTCGCGGTCGACGAGGCGCATTGTATTAGTGAATGGGGTCATGATTTTAGACCAGAATACAGGAATCTTAGACGTATCATTGATCGTATAGGTGACGATATTCCTATTATAGGGTTGACGGCAACGGCGACACCTAAAGTACAGGAAGATATCCTCAAGAACCTTCAAATTCCCAATGCTACCACGTATAAAGCTTCGTTCAATAGACCAAATCTATTTTATGAAGTACGTCCCAAGACCGATCAGGTGGATGCAGACATCACGCGATTTATAAAACAAAATGAAGGCAAGTCTGGAATTGTTTACTGCTTGTCTCGCAAGCGTGTGGAAGAATTGTCGCAAGTGCTTCAAGTCAATGGTATCAAAGCCGTGCCGTATCACGCAGGTCTTGATGGCAAGACCAGGGCTTCTCATCAAGATAAATTCCTGATGGAAGATGTAGACGTGGTGGTGGCGACGATTGCCTTTGGTATGGGAATCGATAAGCCAGATGTGCGTTTTGTAATCCATCATGATATCCCAAAAAGTATTGAATCCTATTATCAAGAAACCGGTCGTGCCGGTCGTGATGGTGGTGAAGGTCACTGTCTAGCCTACTATAGTTATAAAGATATTGAAAAGCTCGAGAAATTCATGTCTGGCAAACCTATTGCCGAACAAGAGATAGGACACGCCTTGTTACAGGAAATGGTAGGCTATGCAGAAACGAGCATGAGCCGCAGGCAGTTCATCCTGCATTATTTTGGTGAGGAATTTGATCCAGCCTCAGGCGATGGCGGTGACATGGACGATAACATGCGCAACCCAAAACCACAGCGGGAAGCCGTTGACGACGTCAAAAAACTGATCGAAGTGATTGATGCTGCAGGCGAGCGTTATAAAGCCAAGGATATTGTCAAGATTCTAGTAGGTAAAAGCAATGCGATGATTACCAGTCACAAGCTGGATTCCCATGAATATTTTGGTAGTGGTAAGGACAAGGAACCAGCCTTCTGGACTGCCTTGATACGACAGGTAATGGTCGCGCGCTATATAAGAAAGGACATAGAATCTTATGGAACGCTTAAGATTACAGATGCGGGTCGCGAATTCCTAAAAACAGGAAAGACCTTTATGATGAGTGATGATCATACCTATCATCAAGAAGATTCCATGCCAGCGGCATCTGGTAAAGCAGCAGCACTGGACGATAAGCTGGTCAAGATGCTCAAGGAACTGCGCAAAAAAGTCGCCACTCAAAAGAAAGTGCCACCATATGTAGTATTTCAAGATCCATCGATTGATGATATGGCCACAAAATATCCTATTACTCTGGAAGAGATGGCAAACATCCATGGAGTAGGAGATGGTAAGGCTCGTAAATTTGGTAAACCGTTCGTAGAGTTGATCGCGCGATATGTAGAAGATAATGACATCACTAGAGCTGATGACTTAGTGATAAAATCTACTGGTACTAAATCTGGCAATAAACTATATTTCATTACCAGCATTGACCGTAAACTTTCTTTTGATGACATTGCAGATGCCAAGGGCATGGAAATGCACGAACTTATCAATGAGTTGGAAAGTATCGTTTTTAGCGGTACAAAGCTCAACATAAGTTACTGGGTAGACGAGATGCTGGATGAGGAGCAACAGGAGGATTTACATGAATACTTCCTAGAAGCCGAAAACGACCACATCGATGCCGCCATGGAAGAGTTTGACGGCGAGTACGAGGAAGAGGAAATCCGCTTGTATCGTTTGAAGTTTATTAGTGAGGTTGGGAATTAA
- a CDS encoding KpsF/GutQ family sugar-phosphate isomerase — protein sequence MSNTNKILEVARRTIRIEANAIKELEDCVDIAFAKAVQHIHTSNGRVIITGIGKSAIIAQKIVATMNSTGTPAIFMHAADAIHGDLGIVQKNDVVICISKSGNTPEIKVLVPLIKNFDNKLIAITSNKESFLGTEADFILHAPIAEEACPNNLAPTTSTTAQLVMGDALAISLLELKGFTDADFARYHPGGALGKKLYLRVKDLADQRPKPQVIPQTSMREVIVNISENMLGMTVVVEDQKILGIITDGDLRRMLTSGKDIDSLVASDIMTANPKTIPADAMAIQARELMEEKHISQLVTIDDQNHYAGVVHIHDVIREGII from the coding sequence TTGAGCAACACAAATAAAATTCTGGAAGTCGCCCGCCGCACGATTCGTATCGAGGCAAATGCCATTAAGGAGCTGGAAGATTGTGTGGATATCGCTTTCGCGAAAGCGGTGCAACACATACACACCTCAAACGGCAGAGTCATCATTACTGGTATAGGCAAAAGCGCCATCATTGCACAGAAAATCGTGGCCACCATGAACAGCACTGGTACGCCAGCGATTTTCATGCACGCCGCAGATGCCATACATGGTGACCTGGGAATCGTTCAAAAAAACGACGTGGTGATTTGTATTTCAAAAAGTGGAAACACTCCAGAAATAAAGGTACTCGTTCCACTTATTAAGAATTTTGACAATAAACTAATTGCGATTACCAGTAATAAGGAATCCTTTTTAGGCACCGAAGCAGATTTTATACTGCACGCTCCTATTGCCGAGGAAGCTTGCCCCAACAACCTTGCTCCTACCACAAGTACCACGGCGCAACTAGTCATGGGTGATGCCCTAGCGATAAGCCTGCTGGAATTGAAAGGCTTCACAGATGCAGATTTTGCCCGCTACCATCCAGGTGGTGCGCTAGGTAAAAAACTTTATTTAAGAGTAAAAGATCTGGCAGATCAACGACCAAAACCTCAAGTGATACCACAAACATCAATGCGTGAGGTGATCGTGAATATTTCAGAAAACATGCTGGGAATGACCGTCGTTGTTGAAGATCAAAAAATACTGGGCATCATTACAGATGGTGATTTAAGACGCATGCTCACCAGCGGTAAAGATATTGACTCGCTAGTAGCCAGTGATATCATGACCGCAAACCCTAAAACTATTCCTGCAGACGCTATGGCCATACAGGCACGCGAGCTCATGGAAGAGAAGCATATTTCTCAGCTCGTGACCATTGACGATCAAAATCATTATGCCGGTGTGGTTCACATTCATGATGTAATCAGAGAAGGAATTATCTAG
- the tatC gene encoding twin-arginine translocase subunit TatC, with protein sequence MARKKVDPNNMSFLDHVEELRWCIIRSLVGIMIGAVVVFIAKDFVFDTIIFGPKRADFFTYDFFCNIGRFFGIESDFCDPNFGFKVQSKEMSDEFSAHIWTSITLGFVIAFPWVLYQVWKFIAPGLKSNEKKYSSGFIFVSSLLFFIGVVFGYYIIAPLSVHFMVTYNLSAEVVTEPSLASYIAYIRASVLASGLLFELPIIIYFLTKIGLVTPEIMRKSRKFALVIVLIVAAVITPPDIASQVIVAIPVLLLYEVSIYISKFVLMRDARRKRKLAA encoded by the coding sequence ATGGCAAGAAAGAAAGTTGACCCCAATAACATGTCCTTTCTGGACCACGTAGAGGAATTACGCTGGTGTATAATCAGGTCCCTAGTGGGAATTATGATTGGTGCCGTTGTGGTATTCATTGCAAAGGATTTTGTCTTTGATACCATCATTTTTGGACCTAAACGTGCCGATTTCTTCACCTATGACTTCTTTTGTAACATAGGTAGGTTCTTTGGGATTGAAAGCGACTTTTGCGATCCTAACTTTGGTTTTAAAGTGCAGTCCAAAGAGATGTCAGATGAATTTTCGGCTCACATTTGGACCTCTATTACCTTAGGATTTGTGATTGCTTTTCCTTGGGTGTTATATCAAGTATGGAAGTTTATCGCTCCAGGACTTAAGAGTAATGAGAAAAAGTACAGCAGCGGTTTCATTTTTGTGAGTTCGCTATTGTTCTTCATAGGTGTGGTTTTTGGCTACTATATCATTGCACCCTTATCGGTCCACTTTATGGTGACATATAATTTGAGCGCAGAAGTGGTAACCGAGCCTAGCCTGGCGAGTTATATCGCCTACATTCGAGCATCTGTTTTGGCTTCTGGTTTATTATTTGAATTGCCCATCATCATTTATTTCTTAACTAAGATTGGTCTGGTAACACCAGAGATTATGCGCAAGTCGCGCAAGTTCGCCCTGGTGATTGTATTGATCGTGGCCGCGGTCATCACACCACCAGACATCGCAAGCCAGGTGATTGTAGCGATTCCAGTATTATTGCTTTATGAAGTAAGTATTTATATATCAAAGTTCGTCTTGATGAGAGACGCACGCAGAAAAAGAAAATTAGCAGCATAA
- a CDS encoding carboxymuconolactone decarboxylase family protein: MSDLVKEFNEYRERMNGAITQDNNKILKRIFNLDTNAFTAGALDKKTKELLGLVASTVLRCDDCVKYHLEESHKAGLSKEEVVEALSIATLVGGTIVIPHLRRAYEYWDAVEQQAKAE, translated from the coding sequence ATGAGCGACTTAGTAAAAGAATTCAACGAGTATCGTGAGCGCATGAATGGCGCTATTACTCAGGATAACAATAAGATCCTTAAACGTATCTTCAACCTCGATACCAATGCATTTACAGCAGGCGCACTGGACAAGAAAACCAAAGAGTTATTGGGTCTTGTCGCCAGTACGGTACTGCGATGTGATGATTGTGTAAAATATCACCTTGAAGAAAGTCACAAGGCAGGTTTGTCCAAAGAAGAAGTTGTGGAAGCTTTATCCATTGCAACACTTGTAGGTGGTACCATCGTGATACCACATTTGCGCCGTGCTTATGAATATTGGGACGCTGTAGAGCAGCAAGCTAAAGCTGAATAA
- a CDS encoding PH domain-containing protein: MWIPSIVLMLAVPVFLLWIYLQTYYVLEDGELKYVSGPIRGSVRISKIEQVIKNTTLWVGLKPATARNGIIVKYDNYNELYISPANNEKFIEKLLELNPDIVVKDDKDDIFPGAPIN; the protein is encoded by the coding sequence ATGTGGATTCCCAGTATCGTGTTGATGCTAGCAGTTCCTGTTTTCCTGCTATGGATTTACCTTCAGACCTATTACGTTTTGGAAGATGGTGAACTTAAATACGTGTCTGGTCCCATAAGAGGATCTGTCAGGATCTCGAAGATTGAACAGGTAATTAAAAACACAACTCTTTGGGTTGGCTTGAAACCAGCGACTGCTCGCAACGGTATCATCGTCAAATATGATAATTACAATGAACTATACATTAGCCCAGCTAACAATGAGAAGTTCATTGAAAAACTATTGGAGCTCAATCCCGATATTGTCGTCAAGGACGACAAGGATGATATTTTTCCAGGCGCTCCTATCAATTAA